The Geobacter sp. AOG2 genome includes a window with the following:
- a CDS encoding HDOD domain-containing protein: MNQELETLIMNASDLPTIPVVATKVMQLVESESTTSEELAKIVASDPAVAARVLKISNSSFYGCQRQIQTLSHAIMILGFSTLKSLVVAASVKQVYKPYGLTEKMLWEHSFGAGLAARIIAGITRLVNEEEAFLGGLFHDIGKIIMNTMDSQQFQSVMQKCYNDRISFLEAERQVYPYSHADVGALVIKKWNFPEILMHAVLKHHTYDFGTDEDPYQVRLTCVVGLANLFCHRVGAGIREPEDFALHETAPAVILDIDEEKMNFLLETFVEAFSRDKGFFS; encoded by the coding sequence ATGAACCAGGAACTTGAAACGCTGATCATGAACGCCAGCGACCTGCCCACCATCCCGGTGGTCGCAACCAAGGTCATGCAACTCGTTGAAAGCGAAAGCACCACTTCGGAAGAACTGGCCAAGATCGTGGCGTCCGACCCGGCTGTTGCCGCCCGGGTCCTGAAGATCTCGAACTCATCGTTTTACGGCTGCCAGCGCCAGATCCAGACGCTGTCCCACGCCATCATGATCCTGGGCTTCAGCACCCTGAAAAGCCTTGTGGTGGCGGCCTCGGTCAAACAGGTCTACAAACCCTACGGCCTGACCGAGAAAATGCTCTGGGAGCACTCCTTCGGCGCCGGCCTGGCCGCCCGTATCATCGCCGGCATAACCCGGCTGGTGAATGAGGAGGAGGCCTTTCTGGGCGGCCTGTTCCACGATATCGGCAAGATCATCATGAACACCATGGACAGCCAGCAGTTCCAGAGCGTCATGCAGAAATGCTATAATGATCGGATTTCGTTCCTGGAAGCCGAACGGCAGGTGTATCCCTACAGTCATGCCGACGTGGGGGCGCTGGTCATCAAGAAATGGAACTTCCCCGAGATCCTCATGCATGCGGTCCTGAAGCACCACACCTACGACTTCGGCACCGACGAAGACCCCTACCAGGTGCGGCTGACCTGCGTTGTCGGACTGGCAAACCTCTTCTGCCACAGGGTGGGGGCGGGCATCCGCGAGCCGGAGGATTTTGCGCTCCACGAAACAGCTCCCGCGGTCATCCTGGATATCGATGAGGAAAAGATGAACTTTCTTCTGGAGACCTTTGTGGAAGCCTTCAGCCGGGACAAGGGCTTTTTCAGCTAG
- a CDS encoding tetratricopeptide repeat protein produces MPMIRSYLALPCAVLMLTGFTWGLGSDNCPKALELTGKLGALHDETKVRQAEAEILSLCPDGAAGHFVTALQFERVGNLDGAIAEYRKALQLERSFPLASGNLGLLYAQKGMNDEASVELARGLASISNPKYHKAMALILAERKVYPLAIYHFNEAGRELTGDAGVFTGLAEIYVAIGQQGKALEEYRRALAADPNSEKAHLGIASIYLERNDLNKALDELKRAALSSPQNREIHLMMADIYTRKGDKKQAEYERLLGGKGKTASAVSPQGPPPAPVAAKPVAEARPRAELEKAIERLKATIKEQPDAVAAYEELGNLYRSADMDNEAIAAYKGAVYRNSTSSDVYLNLGILYEKRDMLDEAVVAYKQAVRVKPQNADARLRLADIYLNRGSNAQAVEQYGEFLKLRPNSPDIQLKLARLFARNKETNLAIEGYQAVLKQSPENVDANREIAALYRMKGLNDKAIEHYKKVLEQQKDDMDTRNALVSLYVKDKRYDEITDLLKGTAELFPDDPNNHYKLGLIYDFKKDYDDAIASYKKALALKPDHARALNALGRLYLKTGRLTEAKEALEAAKKADPGLEEASILLNNIRDEFNPEPHKISNKIGKKSKKSKSKKAKRTKTSKSGKSAKSDKSKTKTKKKH; encoded by the coding sequence ATGCCAATGATTCGCTCATATCTTGCCTTGCCCTGCGCGGTACTCATGTTGACCGGCTTTACCTGGGGGTTGGGGTCGGACAATTGCCCCAAGGCCTTGGAGCTTACCGGGAAGCTGGGGGCACTCCATGATGAGACCAAGGTGCGTCAGGCCGAGGCGGAGATCCTCTCGCTCTGTCCTGACGGTGCTGCCGGTCACTTTGTTACCGCATTGCAGTTCGAGCGGGTGGGCAATCTGGACGGAGCGATTGCGGAATATCGCAAGGCGCTGCAGTTGGAACGGTCCTTTCCCCTGGCGAGCGGCAATCTGGGGCTCCTGTACGCCCAGAAAGGGATGAACGACGAGGCCTCGGTCGAGTTGGCCCGCGGCCTCGCGTCGATTTCCAATCCCAAATATCATAAGGCCATGGCCTTGATCCTGGCGGAGCGTAAGGTTTATCCCCTCGCCATCTATCACTTTAATGAAGCCGGTCGTGAATTAACCGGTGATGCCGGCGTGTTTACCGGCCTTGCCGAGATCTATGTGGCCATCGGACAACAGGGCAAGGCCCTGGAGGAGTATCGCCGGGCGCTGGCGGCCGACCCGAATTCCGAAAAGGCTCATCTGGGCATTGCCTCCATTTATCTGGAGCGCAACGACCTGAACAAGGCGCTGGACGAGCTGAAGAGGGCTGCGTTGTCCAGCCCGCAAAACCGCGAAATCCACTTGATGATGGCCGACATCTATACCAGAAAAGGCGATAAAAAGCAGGCCGAGTATGAAAGGCTTCTGGGCGGCAAGGGCAAGACGGCCTCGGCTGTCTCACCTCAGGGTCCCCCTCCAGCCCCCGTTGCTGCCAAGCCGGTAGCCGAAGCCCGGCCCCGGGCAGAGCTTGAAAAGGCGATCGAGAGGCTGAAGGCGACCATCAAGGAGCAGCCCGATGCCGTGGCGGCGTATGAAGAGCTCGGCAACCTGTACCGCTCGGCCGACATGGATAATGAGGCCATTGCAGCCTATAAGGGCGCGGTTTATCGCAACAGCACCAGCAGCGACGTGTACCTCAACCTGGGTATTCTCTACGAGAAACGGGACATGCTGGACGAGGCGGTGGTCGCCTACAAGCAGGCGGTACGGGTCAAGCCGCAAAATGCCGATGCCAGGCTACGTCTGGCGGATATCTACCTGAACCGCGGAAGCAATGCCCAGGCGGTGGAGCAGTACGGCGAATTTCTCAAGCTCAGGCCCAACAGCCCCGATATCCAGCTCAAGCTGGCGCGACTCTTTGCCCGCAACAAAGAAACGAACCTGGCCATCGAAGGGTATCAGGCGGTGCTGAAGCAGTCTCCCGAGAATGTCGATGCAAATCGTGAGATTGCCGCCCTTTACCGGATGAAGGGTTTGAACGACAAGGCCATCGAGCATTATAAAAAGGTGCTGGAACAACAGAAAGACGACATGGACACGCGTAACGCCTTGGTTTCTCTCTATGTCAAGGACAAGCGTTACGACGAGATTACCGACCTGCTCAAGGGCACGGCGGAACTCTTCCCCGACGACCCCAACAACCACTACAAGCTGGGCCTGATCTACGATTTCAAGAAGGACTATGACGACGCCATTGCCAGCTATAAAAAGGCCCTGGCGCTGAAACCCGACCACGCGCGCGCTCTCAATGCACTGGGGCGCCTCTACCTGAAGACCGGCCGGCTCACCGAGGCCAAAGAGGCGCTCGAAGCGGCCAAAAAGGCCGATCCCGGTCTGGAGGAAGCTTCGATATTGTTGAACAATATCCGGGATGAATTCAATCCCGAACCCCACAAGATCAGCAATAAGATCGGCAAAAAGAGCAAGAAGAGCAAGTCCAAGAAGGCAAAGAGGACAAAAACCTCCAAGAGCGGCAAGTCCGCAAAGTCGGATAAGAGCAAGACCAAGACCAAGAAAAAACATTAG